From one Humulus lupulus chromosome 8, drHumLupu1.1, whole genome shotgun sequence genomic stretch:
- the LOC133795305 gene encoding uncharacterized protein LOC133795305 has product MAELQKISPEMTTYLLEAKPEKWARPFFPTKRYNILTSNIAESINAAIVHARELPITSLIEAIREMLQRWFSTRKEAAINQFVEVTKWANDEMEIKLYVAFRMKVDAIDAMKSSVTYGDRVFVVDLEQHMCTSNEFQLEGIPCAHAIATIESKYLDKYKFCSNWYKNSVLKETYA; this is encoded by the exons ATGGCTGAATTACAGAAAATTAGCCCTGAAATGACCACTTATCTTTTGGAAGCAAAACCAGAAAAATGGGCTCGGCCATTCTTTCCAACGAAGAGGTATAACATTCTTACAAGTAACATTGCCGAATCTATAAATGCAGCAATTGTGCATGCGAGAGAATTGCCTATAACGTCGTTAATAGAAGCTATAAGAGAGATGCTTCAAAGATGGTTTTCAACAAGAAAAGAAGCAGCAATCAACCAATTTGTTGAGGTGACAAAATGGGCAAATGATGAAATGGAGATCAAACTTTATGTGGCATTTCGAATGAAG GTGGATGCAATTGATGCAATGAAATCTAGTGTCACATATGGTGATCGAGTGTTTGTTGTCGACTTGGAACAACATATGTGCACAAGTAATGAATTTCAACTAGAGGGAATTCCATGTGCACATGCTATTGCAACAATTGAAAGCAAGTACTTGGACAAGTACAAATTTTGCTCAAATTGGTATAAAAATTCTGTTTTGAAAGAGACATATGCATGA